A genome region from Phycisphaerae bacterium includes the following:
- a CDS encoding sugar phosphate isomerase/epimerase has protein sequence MRIGVNLMLWTGCYTPKDVKLVDKVGKLGFDGVEFPMFDAAQVDIKGTKKALEGNGLGGTVCTVLVTGSFISSRTADRKKAVDHVTKVLKVSKAVGMESVAGPLYSPVGYLTDRGPNAAEWKNAVKCLKQVAKVAEDLDLPIGIEAINRFETYFLNTQADATKLCKEIGSDYVGVHYDTFHANIEERDPVAALKAIGSTWLKHVHASENDRGVPGTGHVPWDETFKTLKALKYDGWINIESFLPAIKELARAASIWRPLARSGDDLATRGLKFLRKYVN, from the coding sequence ATGCGAATTGGTGTGAACCTGATGCTCTGGACCGGATGCTACACGCCCAAGGACGTCAAACTCGTCGATAAGGTGGGGAAGCTGGGCTTCGATGGCGTCGAGTTCCCGATGTTCGACGCTGCCCAGGTGGACATAAAGGGTACCAAGAAGGCTCTGGAAGGAAACGGCCTGGGCGGCACGGTGTGCACCGTGCTGGTGACCGGTTCGTTCATCAGCTCGCGGACGGCCGATCGCAAGAAGGCCGTAGACCACGTCACCAAGGTGCTCAAGGTCAGCAAGGCAGTCGGCATGGAATCGGTGGCCGGCCCGTTGTACTCGCCGGTCGGCTATCTCACCGATCGCGGCCCGAATGCCGCCGAGTGGAAGAATGCGGTCAAGTGTCTCAAGCAGGTTGCCAAGGTGGCGGAGGATCTCGATCTGCCCATCGGCATCGAGGCGATCAACCGGTTCGAGACCTACTTCCTCAATACCCAGGCCGACGCGACCAAGCTGTGCAAGGAGATCGGCAGCGACTACGTCGGGGTGCACTACGACACCTTCCACGCCAATATTGAGGAGCGCGATCCGGTTGCAGCCCTCAAGGCTATCGGCTCCACGTGGCTCAAGCACGTGCACGCCTCGGAGAACGATCGCGGTGTCCCGGGCACCGGCCACGTGCCCTGGGATGAGACCTTCAAGACGCTCAAGGCTCTCAAGTACGATGGTTGGATCAACATCGAGAGCTTCCTGCCGGCCATCAAGGAACTTGCCCGGGCCGCGAGTATCTGGCGTCCGCTGGCCAGGAGCGGCGATGACCTGGCCACCCGCGGCCTCAAGTTCCTCCGCAAGTACGTGAACTAG